In Kocuria turfanensis, a single genomic region encodes these proteins:
- a CDS encoding 2Fe-2S iron-sulfur cluster-binding protein — MSSINITVIDREGNRTEGVEWKDFESLMEALTRHKYPILATCGGNASCSTCHSYLDQGSFAKANEINDEEEDLLDMLDDTRHDTSRLSCQVEWSEDLDGAEVTIAPEW, encoded by the coding sequence GTGAGCAGCATCAACATCACCGTGATCGACCGCGAGGGCAACCGCACCGAGGGCGTCGAGTGGAAGGACTTCGAGAGCCTCATGGAGGCCCTCACCCGCCACAAGTACCCGATCCTCGCCACCTGCGGCGGCAACGCGTCCTGCTCCACCTGCCACTCCTACCTGGACCAGGGCTCCTTCGCCAAGGCCAACGAGATCAACGACGAGGAGGAGGACCTCCTCGACATGCTCGACGACACCCGGCACGACACCTCCCGGCTCAGCTGCCAGGTCGAGTGGTCCGAGGACCTCGACGGCGCCGAGGTCACCATCGCCCCCGAGTGGTGA
- a CDS encoding winged helix-turn-helix domain-containing protein → MPGTPGYVHISQRTRTSEARGARRPATAPDRVPGAPADYRSLRSTLGAMPAAPGEPPLPTRLEREAAPRPQVQENEARGFVIYVGLNEETAAANGTSLVKMVQSIRAYAQQLVPEADSYAAVALAPANTTGSDLEVVRNALGDPTSGAVRPTAPAAPAPAPETKTNQSTGVLIDLSRREVFLDGGLLNLTFKEFELLNYLVENGSRTVGRHELLHSLWRDSEEVPNERTIDVHIRRLRSKLGRLANTVRTVRGQGYRFYEHPEVVVWAAPEYSI, encoded by the coding sequence ATGCCAGGTACACCGGGATACGTGCACATTTCTCAGCGCACCCGCACGAGCGAGGCCCGCGGTGCCCGCCGTCCGGCCACGGCTCCCGATCGGGTGCCGGGCGCTCCCGCCGACTACCGCAGCCTCCGCAGCACGCTGGGGGCCATGCCGGCCGCACCGGGAGAGCCGCCGCTGCCCACGCGCCTGGAGCGGGAGGCGGCGCCGCGGCCGCAGGTCCAGGAGAACGAGGCCCGCGGCTTCGTGATCTACGTGGGCCTCAACGAGGAGACCGCCGCGGCGAACGGCACCTCGCTGGTCAAGATGGTCCAGAGCATCCGGGCCTACGCCCAGCAGCTGGTCCCGGAGGCCGACTCCTACGCCGCCGTGGCCCTGGCCCCGGCGAACACCACCGGCAGCGACCTGGAGGTCGTCCGCAACGCCCTCGGCGACCCGACCTCGGGCGCGGTGCGCCCGACCGCTCCCGCGGCACCGGCGCCGGCGCCCGAGACCAAGACCAACCAGTCCACCGGGGTGCTCATCGACCTCTCCCGGCGCGAGGTCTTCCTCGACGGCGGACTGCTCAACCTCACCTTCAAGGAGTTCGAGCTGCTGAACTACCTCGTGGAGAACGGCAGCCGCACCGTGGGCCGCCACGAGCTGCTGCACAGCCTGTGGCGGGACTCGGAGGAGGTGCCCAACGAGCGCACCATCGACGTGCACATCCGGCGCCTGCGCTCCAAGCTCGGCCGGCTCGCCAACACCGTGCGCACCGTCCGCGGTCAGGGCTACCGCTTCTACGAGCACCCCGAGGTCGTCGTGTGGGCGGCCCCCGAGTACTCCATCTGA
- a CDS encoding thioesterase family protein: protein MTTSAQAVGHLGTDGEEYPDAYFVRLDATRFRSTLHAQGAWNAAEQHMGAASGLLAHAVEVNHPRADLLPSRFSYDILGFIPGGEVEVTTRVVRPGRTIELVEATMSQGGRSCIRLSVWRLVRGGTAAVAGTHREALPPVAGALPTTMTGRWPGGYIASLEGRTVREHRPGRAAMWLRAPHAVVAGEEASATAQFLAAVDAANGIAVRVGPDELAFPNVDLGVHLVREPVSAWVGLDTHVTFGATGVGLTESALHDEAGYLGQVAQSLTVRPLPITG, encoded by the coding sequence ATGACGACGTCGGCACAGGCAGTCGGACACCTGGGAACGGACGGGGAGGAGTACCCGGACGCCTACTTCGTGCGGCTGGACGCCACCCGCTTCCGCTCCACCCTGCACGCGCAGGGCGCCTGGAACGCGGCGGAGCAGCACATGGGCGCCGCCTCGGGGCTGCTCGCCCACGCGGTGGAGGTCAACCACCCCCGGGCGGACCTGCTGCCCTCGCGGTTCTCCTACGACATCCTCGGCTTCATCCCCGGCGGCGAGGTGGAGGTGACCACGCGCGTGGTCCGCCCCGGCCGCACGATCGAGCTGGTCGAGGCGACGATGAGCCAGGGGGGTCGCTCCTGCATCCGGCTCAGCGTGTGGCGGCTGGTCCGCGGCGGGACCGCCGCGGTCGCCGGGACGCACCGGGAGGCCCTGCCGCCCGTGGCCGGCGCCCTGCCCACGACGATGACGGGACGGTGGCCCGGCGGGTACATCGCCTCGCTGGAGGGCCGCACCGTGCGCGAGCACCGGCCCGGCCGGGCCGCCATGTGGCTGCGCGCGCCGCACGCCGTCGTCGCCGGGGAGGAGGCCTCCGCCACGGCGCAGTTCCTCGCGGCGGTGGACGCCGCCAACGGCATCGCCGTGCGGGTCGGCCCGGACGAGCTGGCCTTCCCCAACGTGGACCTCGGCGTGCACCTGGTGCGGGAGCCCGTCTCGGCCTGGGTGGGGCTGGACACGCACGTCACCTTCGGTGCGACCGGGGTGGGCCTCACCGAGTCCGCGCTGCACGACGAGGCCGGCTACCTCGGCCAGGTGGCGCAGTCCCTGACCGTGCGGCCGCTGCCGATCACCGGCTGA
- a CDS encoding DUF4232 domain-containing protein, protein MSSLSPVARPVLGALALASVLALTACGGEQPEQAGTAAVPGTVGSASTAPAASGSAPADGADAAPADEPTGERTTAAPAAPEGGPAEPATEPTGAAGPAGEPAGETTEEPTEEIPEETAEETAGDAGGTAGGAAGEPARGGAAAGARADWCATSALEVSAAPAGGAAGSVWVDVTVTNAAAEPCVLAGYPGVSFVDAGGTALGAPAVRDAGVPGTGRELAPGESATAALRISQAAVHPGCEAREAAGLRVYPPENTRSVVVPFPAEACTGPGIQQLEIQGFGT, encoded by the coding sequence ATGTCTTCGCTCTCCCCCGTTGCCCGTCCGGTTCTGGGCGCTCTCGCCCTCGCCTCGGTCCTGGCGCTGACCGCCTGCGGCGGCGAGCAGCCGGAGCAGGCCGGCACCGCCGCCGTCCCGGGCACGGTCGGGAGCGCCTCCACGGCCCCGGCCGCGTCCGGCAGCGCACCCGCGGACGGCGCCGACGCGGCCCCGGCCGACGAGCCGACCGGCGAGCGGACCACCGCGGCGCCCGCCGCCCCGGAGGGCGGCCCCGCGGAGCCCGCCACCGAGCCCACCGGCGCGGCGGGGCCCGCCGGGGAGCCCGCGGGCGAGACCACCGAGGAGCCCACCGAGGAGATCCCTGAGGAGACCGCCGAGGAGACCGCCGGGGACGCGGGCGGGACCGCGGGCGGCGCCGCCGGCGAGCCCGCCCGGGGCGGTGCCGCCGCCGGTGCCCGCGCGGACTGGTGCGCGACCTCCGCGCTGGAGGTCTCCGCCGCACCGGCCGGGGGCGCCGCGGGGTCGGTCTGGGTGGACGTCACCGTGACCAACGCGGCCGCGGAGCCCTGCGTGCTCGCGGGCTACCCGGGGGTGTCCTTCGTGGACGCCGGCGGCACGGCACTCGGCGCCCCGGCGGTGCGGGACGCCGGTGTCCCCGGGACCGGCAGGGAGCTGGCGCCGGGCGAGTCCGCCACCGCCGCGCTGCGCATCAGCCAGGCCGCCGTCCACCCCGGGTGCGAGGCCCGGGAGGCCGCGGGGCTGCGCGTCTACCCGCCCGAGAACACCCGGTCCGTGGTGGTGCCCTTCCCCGCCGAGGCCTGCACCGGTCCCGGCATCCAGCAGCTCGAGATCCAGGGCTTTGGCACCTGA
- the upp gene encoding uracil phosphoribosyltransferase codes for MRVTVLDHPLVAHKLTVLRDKNTTSPVFRLLVEELVTLLAYEATRGVRVEPVEIDTPVTRTTGTGLSKPRPLVVPILRAGLGMLEGMTRLVPTAEVGFLGMARNEDTLDIITYAERLPDDLTGRQVFVLDPMLATGGTLREAIKFLYRRGAEQITCVCLLAAPEGLAALEEELGDSEVSIVLAARDERLDENAYIVPGLGDAGDRLYGVVD; via the coding sequence ATGCGAGTGACCGTTCTCGACCACCCTCTGGTGGCGCACAAACTGACCGTCCTCCGGGACAAGAACACGACCTCCCCGGTGTTCCGACTGCTCGTCGAGGAGCTCGTGACGCTGCTCGCGTACGAGGCCACCCGGGGCGTCCGCGTGGAACCGGTGGAGATCGACACGCCGGTCACCCGGACCACCGGCACCGGGCTGTCCAAGCCGCGCCCGCTCGTGGTGCCGATCCTGCGGGCCGGCCTGGGCATGCTCGAGGGCATGACCCGCCTGGTCCCCACGGCCGAGGTGGGCTTCCTCGGGATGGCCCGCAACGAGGACACCCTCGACATCATCACCTACGCCGAGCGCCTGCCCGACGACCTCACCGGGCGCCAGGTCTTCGTCCTGGACCCGATGCTGGCCACGGGCGGCACGCTGCGCGAGGCGATCAAGTTCCTCTACCGCCGCGGTGCCGAGCAGATCACGTGCGTCTGCCTGCTCGCGGCCCCCGAGGGCCTGGCCGCCCTGGAGGAGGAGCTGGGGGACTCGGAGGTGAGCATCGTCCTGGCAGCGAGGGACGAACGGCTCGACGAGAATGCGTACATCGTCCCGGGGCTCGGTGACGCCGGTGACCGCCTCTACGGCGTGGTGGACTGA
- a CDS encoding FAD-binding and (Fe-S)-binding domain-containing protein, with product MTEIRDDLTTRAAYVSDASIYRRVPAAVAEPRSVEEVRELLALAHERGWPVVSRGGGTSVAGNAIGEGLVIDTSRHFNRILSIDSEAMTATIQPGVICDQLRAAASEFGLTYGPDPSTHSRATVGGMVANNACGSHSVAWGTSADNLVSLTVMLADGREVRLRAGGTSEPGIDRALTAIRDRHLAMLRTELGQFPRQVSGYGLHYLLGEKGFDTAKAFAGTEGTCGIITELTVRLVAKPAHTALAVLGFEDAFEAATAAPKLRVPGVYTIEGMGSDLLDALRTRPGQEHAGGELPRGGGWLYCEVGADTLEEAEARARELPGLVPENVVDSVIVPGAAQAKALWRIREAGAGIVTRLPEGGEAWPGWEDSAVPPARLGEYLRDLYDLLHELGLTGIPFGHFGEGCVHIRISFDFSTEAGMATYRTFIERAAALVHRYGGSVSGEHGDGRARSELLSTIYSPEALAAFAEFKRVFDPDGFFNPGVLVDPEPIDQGIRPGPGARTFALTPVHAFSRDGGSFSSAVNRCVGVGSCRSDVGAMCPSFQATHDEVHSTRGRARSLAEMLRGESITDGWKSKETLEALDLCLSCKACATECPVNVDMATYKAEFLHHHYRHGLLSFLGRNRRPMAQFTMGWMPLLMRIVEKVPFSFRLINLLESNRAVEELTKRLGGIEPKRRMISFADQPLTRWFRGRPARRPGDDVDGRPTVVLWPDTFTNFAADAPGKAAVEVLEAMGYRVLLPMDNVCCGLTWHSTGQLDMTQKVLRQTLDVMEPLLEAGYPIIGLEPSCTVMLQDEITELLPGDPRARRVSELTTTIGAFAALHLAEGGPWPFRELATEAGPAEAVCQVHCHQKSMLGYGPELEVLAKLGVDTAVVGGGCCGLAGNWGFEPGHYEVSQTLGERELFPAIRAAADGTIVLADGFSCRTQIAQGTGADGVHLAEVMRAALPPAEAGER from the coding sequence ATGACCGAGATCCGTGACGACCTCACGACGCGTGCCGCCTACGTCTCCGACGCGTCGATCTACCGGCGGGTGCCGGCGGCGGTGGCCGAGCCGCGCAGCGTCGAGGAGGTCCGCGAGCTGCTGGCGCTCGCGCACGAGCGCGGCTGGCCGGTGGTCTCCCGCGGGGGCGGGACGTCGGTGGCGGGCAACGCGATCGGCGAGGGCCTGGTCATCGACACCTCCCGGCACTTCAACCGGATCCTGTCGATCGACTCCGAGGCGATGACCGCCACGATCCAGCCGGGGGTGATCTGCGACCAGCTGCGCGCGGCGGCCTCCGAGTTCGGCCTCACCTACGGGCCGGACCCCTCGACGCACTCGCGGGCCACGGTCGGCGGGATGGTCGCCAACAACGCCTGCGGCTCCCACTCCGTGGCCTGGGGCACGTCCGCGGACAACCTGGTGTCCCTGACGGTCATGCTCGCCGACGGCCGGGAGGTCCGGCTGCGCGCGGGCGGGACCTCCGAGCCGGGGATCGACCGGGCGCTGACCGCGATCCGGGACCGGCACCTGGCGATGCTGCGCACCGAGCTGGGCCAGTTCCCCCGCCAGGTCTCCGGGTACGGGCTGCACTACCTGCTCGGGGAGAAGGGCTTCGACACCGCCAAGGCCTTCGCCGGGACGGAGGGCACCTGCGGGATCATCACCGAGCTCACCGTCCGGCTGGTGGCCAAGCCGGCCCACACCGCGCTGGCCGTGCTCGGCTTCGAGGACGCCTTCGAGGCGGCGACGGCGGCCCCGAAGCTGCGGGTGCCCGGGGTGTACACGATCGAGGGCATGGGCTCGGACCTGCTCGACGCCCTGCGCACCCGCCCCGGGCAGGAGCACGCCGGCGGGGAGCTGCCCCGCGGCGGCGGCTGGCTCTACTGCGAGGTGGGCGCCGACACCCTGGAGGAGGCCGAGGCCCGGGCGCGGGAGCTGCCGGGACTGGTGCCCGAGAACGTCGTGGACTCCGTGATCGTCCCCGGCGCGGCGCAGGCCAAGGCCCTGTGGCGGATCCGCGAGGCCGGGGCGGGCATCGTGACCCGTCTGCCCGAGGGCGGGGAGGCCTGGCCGGGCTGGGAGGACTCCGCGGTTCCCCCGGCGCGGCTGGGCGAGTACCTGCGGGACCTCTACGACCTGCTGCACGAGCTCGGCCTCACCGGCATCCCCTTCGGGCACTTCGGGGAGGGCTGCGTGCACATCCGCATCTCCTTCGACTTCAGCACCGAGGCCGGGATGGCGACCTACCGCACGTTCATCGAGCGCGCCGCGGCGCTGGTCCACCGCTACGGCGGCTCGGTCTCCGGGGAGCACGGCGACGGCCGCGCCCGCTCCGAGCTGCTCTCGACCATCTACTCCCCCGAGGCCCTGGCCGCCTTCGCGGAGTTCAAGCGCGTCTTCGACCCGGACGGGTTCTTCAACCCCGGCGTGCTGGTGGACCCGGAGCCCATCGACCAGGGCATCCGCCCCGGCCCCGGCGCCCGGACGTTCGCGCTCACGCCCGTGCACGCGTTCTCCCGGGACGGCGGGTCGTTCTCCAGCGCCGTGAACCGCTGCGTGGGCGTGGGGTCCTGCCGCTCCGACGTGGGCGCCATGTGCCCGTCCTTCCAGGCCACCCACGACGAGGTGCACTCGACCCGGGGCCGCGCCCGGTCCCTGGCAGAGATGCTGCGCGGGGAGTCCATCACGGACGGCTGGAAGTCCAAGGAGACCCTCGAGGCCCTGGACCTGTGCCTGTCCTGCAAGGCGTGTGCCACCGAGTGCCCGGTCAACGTGGACATGGCCACGTACAAGGCCGAGTTCCTGCACCACCACTACCGGCACGGCCTGCTCTCCTTCCTGGGCCGGAACCGGCGGCCCATGGCCCAGTTCACGATGGGCTGGATGCCGCTGCTGATGCGGATCGTGGAGAAGGTGCCCTTCTCCTTCCGGCTGATCAACCTGCTGGAGTCCAACCGGGCGGTCGAGGAGCTGACCAAGCGGCTGGGCGGGATCGAGCCGAAGCGGCGGATGATCTCCTTCGCCGACCAGCCCCTCACCCGCTGGTTCCGCGGCCGCCCCGCCCGGCGCCCCGGCGACGACGTCGACGGCCGGCCCACCGTGGTGCTGTGGCCGGACACGTTCACGAACTTCGCCGCCGACGCCCCCGGCAAGGCCGCCGTGGAGGTGCTCGAGGCCATGGGCTACCGGGTGCTGCTGCCCATGGACAACGTCTGCTGCGGGCTCACCTGGCACTCCACCGGGCAGCTGGACATGACGCAGAAGGTGCTGCGCCAGACCCTCGACGTGATGGAGCCGCTGCTGGAGGCCGGGTACCCGATCATCGGCCTGGAGCCCTCCTGCACGGTCATGCTCCAGGACGAGATCACGGAGCTGCTCCCCGGCGACCCCCGGGCCCGGCGCGTCTCGGAGCTGACGACGACGATCGGCGCGTTCGCGGCCCTGCACCTGGCCGAGGGCGGCCCCTGGCCCTTCCGGGAGCTGGCCACCGAGGCGGGTCCGGCCGAGGCCGTGTGCCAGGTGCACTGCCACCAGAAGTCCATGCTCGGCTACGGCCCCGAGCTGGAGGTGCTGGCGAAGCTGGGCGTGGACACCGCCGTGGTCGGCGGCGGCTGCTGCGGGCTGGCGGGCAACTGGGGCTTCGAGCCCGGCCACTACGAGGTCTCGCAGACCCTCGGCGAGCGGGAGCTGTTCCCCGCGATCCGTGCCGCGGCCGACGGGACGATCGTGCTCGCCGACGGCTTCTCCTGCCGCACCCAGATCGCCCAGGGCACCGGCGCCGACGGCGTCCACCTGGCCGAGGTGATGCGCGCCGCGCTGCCCCCGGCTGAGGCCGGCGAGCGGTAG
- the tadA gene encoding tRNA adenosine(34) deaminase TadA codes for MALPPRTRDEARAEEWMRLALAEARAALETQDVPIGAVVVAPDGTVLGRGRNRREADGDPTAHAEVLALREAARARGTWRLDDCTLVVTLEPCAMCAGAVVLARVPRVVLGAWDDKAGAAGSVLDVLRERRLNHWVEVTGGVLQEECSRLLLDFFAGHRRGGRDDAGPAGFGA; via the coding sequence ATGGCACTGCCCCCGCGCACCCGGGACGAGGCCCGCGCCGAGGAGTGGATGCGGCTGGCCCTCGCGGAGGCCCGCGCCGCCCTGGAGACCCAGGACGTGCCGATCGGCGCCGTCGTCGTCGCCCCGGACGGGACGGTGCTCGGCCGCGGGCGCAACCGCCGGGAGGCCGACGGCGACCCCACCGCCCACGCGGAGGTCCTCGCCCTGCGGGAGGCGGCGCGCGCCCGGGGCACCTGGCGCCTCGACGACTGCACCCTCGTGGTGACCCTCGAGCCGTGCGCGATGTGCGCCGGGGCGGTCGTCCTGGCCCGCGTGCCCCGCGTGGTGCTGGGCGCGTGGGACGACAAGGCCGGGGCCGCGGGCTCCGTGCTCGACGTGCTGCGGGAGCGCCGGCTCAACCACTGGGTGGAGGTCACCGGGGGCGTCCTGCAGGAGGAGTGCTCGCGCCTGCTCCTCGACTTCTTCGCCGGGCACCGGCGCGGCGGGCGCGACGACGCCGGGCCGGCGGGTTTTGGCGCTTGA